AATAATGAAGAGCTCATCAAATTCTACGATCTCTGCATTAACTCTGAAAGAATAGTTGCCATAAACCAGACACAGCCTCACAAAAGCAATCCTATATTAAAAGACTTGTTTCCTGCCGGGCCAGTTAATATTGATACCCTTTCAAAGCACGAAGGGGGGAGGCTGAAACCATTCAGTCTTAACGGAACAGCTTTTTGTAGCTGGTTTATTGACGAGGTGAACACGTTCAAGGATAAAACTGTCATTATTCTAGGCGTTGGCGGTGCAGGAGAACCAATTGCAAGAGAAATAATGAATTATAATCCTCGCAGTTTGCATCTTGTTGATATAAGAGACAGAAATGCTCTAGCCCGTGAGTTAGGCGCTCATGCAATGAGCTATCAGAGTATAAACGAAGTCTCGATCAAAAATAACGAAAAGCTGGTTTTTATATATACTGCTGGAAAAGAATTTAATGAAGGATTAGAAGCATGCAATGATTTCTTATTTGAACATAAAGGGGCTAACCATATTTTTGTTGATCTAAGGCCACACCTATCTTTAAGCACCGTCGATAATGCTAAGCATTTAGGGTGGAGAGGATATACAGGAAACGGAATGAATGCCAGAAATGACTACGCATTACTTATAATGATTTCCAGAAGCATGGAAATAACGACTCCGCCATTTGAAGTGTTTAAATCGGCTGTTGATGACAATTCATAATCAAGAGTAAAGCCTATCATGATACCTGTCTAATGCGATATGCGAGATCTACCTCGTCATCTGCCTTTCCCAGCCTTTATAATGCCCGGAATGATGGGAGTCCCTTTCTTCTGCTGGTTATGTTTTTCCTGTCGCTATGAAGCCTGGTTCTTGTCCTTTAAATAAACTTCACAGCTCTCGCATGACTTTTCACAAGCATTTTTTGCCATTTCCCAGCATTTTTTTTCGCGTTCTTCGAGTGTCGTACAGTTAGCACGTGTTTCTGGAGGACATTTTTTTAATTTCCAGCAGGGAATTAATTCGAGTAGTTTTTTAATTCCAGGAATGCTGAGGTTTTCTTCATGGATTAAATTTCTTAAACACTGTATCCAGGT
This genomic stretch from Candidatus Margulisiibacteriota bacterium harbors:
- a CDS encoding MerR family transcriptional regulator, with the protein product MKKTMPVYSIGIAAKILDIHPRTLRIYEEEGLIKPGRQGGKRLFSQNDLTWIQCLRNLIHEENLSIPGIKKLLELIPCWKLKKCPPETRANCTTLEEREKKCWEMAKNACEKSCESCEVYLKDKNQAS